The Triticum aestivum cultivar Chinese Spring chromosome 3A, IWGSC CS RefSeq v2.1, whole genome shotgun sequence genome includes a region encoding these proteins:
- the LOC123057257 gene encoding MEIOTIC F-BOX protein MOF-like translates to MAKRKRSDDVDRLSELPECLLQDIMSRLKARQLVQTCALSSTWRRLWLTAPCLDIDAGDEDDDEEEDEELDKFDDFVDSLLLRRGACASPLGTLRLSLPSSWPIWMRLLHDRSYCRSHTRWIRRGLRCSPATLDVSGIKLPPLASGPGTHRLNKLRLHNVCLHKDFEKHLSAGLPVLQDLEIRGTEMSKISRIASETLKNLIVDNSPTPNEGTRLHFLVDAPRLASLHLVVQFRRLGVFAVTVCEAASPVEASIHFLDKPKVRQVHGSCYYHQDDKDLLIALCKLLRSLSNVSHLELSGFGDMAVAEQHIPDLPSPGTRFPAGFYRTTVRTSDDDLLPRPMLQAILDEKQNKLPQLANLKTLVLDKCEIGDNIQTLWSFLHNTPTLGKLTLNNCGCQEFQYGAAASNIFKMGCTISSLKLVEIKHNARDDHEVQYTAQMEKILSMEN, encoded by the exons ATGGCCAAGCGAAAGCGTTCCGACGATGTGGACCGGCTGAGCGAGCTGCCGGAGTGCCTCCTCCAGGACATCATGTCGCGCCTGAAGGCCCGCCAGCTCGTGCAGACCTGCGCGCTGTCGTCGACATGGCGCCGCCTCTGGCTCACCGCGCCGTGCCTCGACATCGACGCAGGGGA cgaggacgacgatgaggaggaggatgaggagctcGACAAATTTGACGATTTCGTCGACAGTCTCTTGCTCCGTCGCGGCGCGTGTGCCTCGCCGCTGGGCACCCTGCGGTTGAGCTTGCCCTCTTCCTGGCCCATATGGATGCGCCTCCTCCACGACCGTTCCTACTGCAGGTCGCACACCAGGTGGATTCGACGTGGCCTCCGGTGCTCCCCGGCGACCCTCGACGTCTCCGGCATCAAGCTGCCTCCTCTGGCGTCTGGTCCTGGCACCCACCGCCTCAACAAGCTGCGCCTCCATAACGTATGTCTCCACAAGGATTTTGAGAAGCACCTCAGCGCCGGGCTCCCCGTCCTACAAGACCTCGAGATCAGAGGCACGGAGATGTCCAAAATCTCAAGAATCGCGTCCGAGACGCTCAAGAACCTCATTGTTGATAACTCGCCCACACCCAATGAAGGAACAAGGTTACACTTCCTCGTCGACGCCCCTCGTCTCGCCTCACTACACCTCGTCGTTCAGTTTCGCCGCCTTGGCGTTTTCGCTGTCACCGTGTGTGAGGCGGCTTCTCCTGTCGAAGCATCCATCCACTTCCTGGACAAGCCTAaagttcggcaggtacatggaagtTGCTACTATCATCAAGATGACAAAGATTTGCTAATAGCTTTATGCAAACTTCTCCGATCTCTATCCAACGTCAGTCACTTGGAGCTGTCAGGCTTTGGAGATATG GCAGTAGCAGAGCAACATATTCCAGATCTTCCATCACCGGGTACTCGATTTCCAGCGGGGTTTTATCGAACTACGGTGCGGACAAGTGATGATGATTTGCTCCCCCGTCCTATGTTGCAGGCAATACTTGATGAGAAGCAAAACAAATTACCACAACTCGCCAACCTAAAAACCTTGGTCCTTGACAAGTGTGAGATAGGTGACAACATTCAGACGTTGTGGTCCTTCTTGCATAATACGCCTACCCTTGGGAAGCTTACTCTCAACAATTGTGGG TGCCAAGAGTTTCAATATGGTGCTGCTGCTTCGAACATTTTTAAGATGGGTT
- the LOC123057258 gene encoding uncharacterized protein: MVQPMRMPPPQPYEYDDYDPTRGTISCFTDHGLADDPISAATLEALRVILVGHYDEAFRRLPVEDMPDGLDLTQLADRGGFCLGLLDPVTNIVLNTISLLPHGFEFEANPSPAPSGPGRRMPSGRRNESRDAWHGVACRSSGCLLEFMRAYFGLLSEEQAGRYLVWARADIAMAVLLVEHELYIARPAPPDPGSGRTRQSLRLAAMHMQHPSPDSLVSLATAWLPPQKLEILAPILRHDGGRNRLAVQDVKNILHVLRHQDDISAMATLQSPPPLEEGTTSCIYLGDGRIAYTTIVQRAGDHIASLRRLQDMQSTLISYSMAPSWATRTTAGPRDSPCAYMGCLGVDNARKCPYVRSLEMSLLGTIHGFYLRALAMLPSYAARHHVRGILLAGHCYGPMDPVSNIILSTVWYDANFPLPVADRGMQAHDILDTLTMLRVVTSSLHGLIALLHANSGKHLPLHEILKYLCYRKCDLATMLQPHLHRSSPNPFASAAAAARHPQASAWATFLSSLAPTKLDQIRSSMISATANNTALSYESLTQIYNILREETRTAMILPAPRLCRTAVSILTRKREAYAHQQSFIRGRIEQLLLEYARRHPSETKYDLDFICGVAVTVTGHQDQCYHVNFMAATKSTSKNTLFFAEFWWAYQDQSKPSVCCPLPQPYTMGRCYYGQESACKLAYPDDSIDYFSRDITHGGLDDTEGILDTDFLYFDSERDVELAKVLERMGKKEEVMQRSSTGRRAEWTAGVPLC, encoded by the exons ATGGTCCAGCCGATGCGTATGCCGCCGCCGCAGCCCTACGAGTACGACGACTACGACCCCACGAGGGGCACGATCTCCTGCTTCACGGACCACGGCCTCGCCGATGACCCCATCTCGGCCGCCACGCTCGAGGCCCTCCGCGTCATCCTCGTCGGCCACTACGACGAAGCGTTCCGGCGGCTGCCCGTCGAGGACATGCCGGACGGTCTCGACCTGACCCAGCTCGCCGACCGCGGCGGCTTCTGCCTCGGCCTCCTCGATCCCGTTACCAACATCGTCCTCAATaccatctccctcctcccacacgGATTCGAGTTCGAGGCAAACCCTAGCCCGGCGCCGTCCGGTCCAGGACGCAGGATGCCGTCGGGCCGCCGAAACGAGAGCAGAGATGCATGGCACGGCGTCGCGTGCAGGTCCAGCGGGTGCCTCCTCGAGTTCATGAGGGCCTACTTCGGACTGCTCAGCGAGGAGCAAGCCGGGCGGTACCTCGTCTGGGCGCGTGCCGACATCGCCATGGCGGTTCTGCTCGTCGAGCACGAGCTCTACATCGCCCGGCCTGCGCCGCCGGACCCTGGCTCTGGGAGGACGCGGCAGTCTCTCAGGCTCGCGGCTATGCACATGCAACACCCTTCGCCGGACAGCCTCGTGTCGCTCGCGACGGCGTGGCTTCCACCGCAGAAGCTCGAGATACTTGCCCCCATCCTACGACACGACGGCGGTCGGAATAGGCTGGCTGTCCAAGACGTAAAGAACATCCTCCACGTGCTGCGCCACCAAGACGACATCTCCGCCATGGCTACATTGCAGTCACCGCCGCCGCTTGAAGAAGGCACTACGAGCTGCATCTACCTTGGAGATGGCCGGATCGCGTACACCACCATTGTCCAGCGAGCCGGCGACCACATCGCATCTCTACGGCGTCTTCAAGACATGCAGTCCACGCTAATCTCTTACTCCATGGCACCATCGTGGGCGACACGCACGACGGCGGGTCCGCGCGACTCCCCTTGCGCGTACATGGGATGTCTCGGCGTGGACAACGCCCGAAAATGCCCGTACGTAAGGTCTCTGGAGATGTCCCTCCTGGGCACCATCCATGGATTCTACCTCAGGGCGCTCGCCATGCTGCCAAGCTATGCCGCGCGCCACCATGTACGCGGCATCCTCCTCGCCGGCCACTGCTACGGCCCTATGGACCCTGTCTCCAACATCATCCTGAGCACCGTCTGGTATGACGCGAACTTCCCGCTCCCCGTGGCTGATCGTGGGATGCAGGCGCACGACATCCTTGACACCCTCACCATGCTCAGGGTGGTCACTAGCTCCCTGCACGGCCTCATAGCTCTCCTGCACGCCAACTCCGGCAAGCATCTGCCGTTGCACGAGATCTTGAAGTACCTCTGCTACAGGAAGTGCGACTTGGCCACCATGTTACAGCCACATCTACACCGGAGCTCTCCCAACCCTTTTGCCagcgccgccgctgctgctcgtCACCCGCAAGCGTCCGCTTGGGCAACATTTCTTTCATCATTGGCACCGACGAAGCTAGACCAGATACGGTCCTCGATGATTAGTGCCACTGCCAACAACACTGCGCTTTCTTACGAGTCTTTGACCCAGATATACAACATCCTCAGAGAGGAAACCCGGACGGCGATGATTCTGCCGGCTCCCAGACTCTGTCGGACGGCGGTGAGCATTCTCACAAGAAAGAGGGAGGCCTATGCTCACCAGCAGAGCTTCATTCGTGGTAGGATTGAACAGCTACTGCTGGAATACGCGCGTCGCCATCCTTCAGAAACAAAATATGATCTGGATTTTATATGCGGTGTAGCCGTAACAGTAACCGGTCACCAGGATCAATGCTACCATGTCAATTTCATGGCAGCTACCAAATCGACATCCAAGAACACACTTTTCTTTGCCGAGTTTTGGTGGGCATATCAAGATCAGTCAAAGCCTTCCGTATGCTGCCCTCTGCCCCAACCGTATACCATGG GTCGTTGCTACTACGGCCAGGAGTCTGCTTGTAAGCTCGCCTATCCGGATGACTCCATCGACTATTTCTCACGCGACATTACTCATGGCGGACTAGATGACACGGAAGGCATACTAGACACGGACTTTTTGTACTTCGACTCCGAGAGGGACGTCGAACTTGCCAAGGTCTTGGAGAGGATGGGCAAGAAAGAAGAGGTCATGCAAAGGTCCTCTACTGGAAGGCGTGCTGAATGGACCGCCGGTGTTCCTCTGTGTTAG
- the LOC123059429 gene encoding cysteine-rich receptor-like protein kinase 10 produces the protein MDMVIVLFLLLPFVGAEWQVCGSSGNYTSNSTYQANLLLLSSTLPNKAVSNTTSLFATATTGDALDIVYALALCRGDTTDASDCESCVAAAFPDAQQICPYNKDATLYYDACMLRFSNHNFLLANSTEDQKSWITLRNNLNFTTGGDSAKHLLLMRLNSTAQAAANSSRRFITSRLGVDLVPTTVYCLMQCTPDLTPDDCAACLQLVLKHTIKSLDGAQGGRILGTRCSMRYELYHFYEGVPMLAIPAVNSTRPAPTPATRYPHSQSHPPAAAPPRLAQTTIQEQQGRNSRKRVVWIIAVVAPLLSILLCFICSVIWLRRRRKGKENLNDQVATNRPEEDELVWRLEEKSSEFTLFDFSEILHATHNFSKENLLGQGGFGPVYKGQLPDGMQIAVKRLASHSGQGFTEFKNEVELIAKLQHNNLVRLLGCCIKGEEKLLVYEYLPNKSLDFFIFERNRTTFIDWNKRRVIIEGIAQGLLYLHKHSRLRIIHRDLKASNILLDQDMNPKISDFGLAKIFSSNDSQGSTKRVVGTYGYMSPEYASEGIYSIKSDVFSFGVLLLEILSGKRNSGFYQYGDFLNLLGYSWQLWEGRTWVELLDASIVKEIHTSDARKYINIALLCVQESADDRPTMSDVVAMLNSESVILPEPNHPGYFNLRVSKTHEFFVPCSNNDVTITEEPDGR, from the exons ATGGACATGGTtatcgtcctcttccttctcctgcCTTTCGTTGGTGCCGAATGGCAAGTGTGCGGCAGCAGCGGCAACTACACATCAAACAGCACCTACCAAGCCAACCTCCTGCTCCTCTCCTCCACCCTTCCCAACAAGGCCGTGTCCAACACCACCAGCCTCTTCGCCACCGCCACCACCGGCGATGCTCTGGACATCGTCTACGCCCTCGCGCTCTGCCGTGGGGACACCACCGACGCCTCCGACTGTGAGAGCTGTGTGGCTGCCGCCTTCCCCGATGCCCAGCAGATCTGCCCCTACAATAAGGACGCCACCTTGTACTACGATGCCTGCATGCTCAGGTTCTCCAACCATAATTTTCTTCTTGCCAACAGCACCGAAGATCAGAAGAGCTGGATCACCCTCCGGAACAACCTCAACTTCACCACAGGCGGCGACTCCGCCAAGCACTTGCTGTTGATGCGTCTCAACAGCACGGCCCAAGCGGCTGCAAACAGCTCGAGGAGGTTCATCACCTCGCGCTTAGGCGTCGACCTCGTCCCGACGACGGTGTACTGCCTTATGCAGTGCACGCCCGACCTCACGCCCGACGACTGCGCGGCTTGTTTACAGCTTGTTTTGAAGCATACGATCAAGTCCCTAGATGGAGCGCAAGGTGGTCGAATTCTCGGGACACGGTGTAGCATGAGGTACGAGCTATACCACTTCTACGAAGGGGTCCCCATGCTTGCAATTCCGGCCGTCAACAGCACTAGGCCAGCGCCCACGCCCGCTACCAGGTACCCACATTCCCAGTCACACCCACCAGCTGCGGCGCCTCCCCGGCTGGCGCAGACGACCATCCAAGAACAGCAGG GACGCAACTCACGCAAGAGGGTGGTGTGGATTATTGCTGTGGTGGCTCCACTCCTGTCAATACTCCTATGCTTCATCTGTTCGGTTATATGGCTGAGAAGACGAAGAAAAG GAAAGGAAAACTTAAACGATCAGGTTGCCACCAATAGACCAGAAGAAGACGAACTTGTCTGGAGATTGGAGGAGAAGAGTTCAGAGTTCACTCTCTTTGACTTCTCTGAGATATTGCATGCCACACATAACTTCTCCAAAGAAAACCTACTTGGACAAGGTGGTTTTGGCCCTGTCTACAAG GGCCAATTACCAGATGGAATGCAAATCGCAGTCAAAAGGCTTGCCTCACATTCAGGACAGGGTTTTACAGAATTCAAAAATGAAGTTGAACTTATTGCAAAATTACAACATAATAATCTTGTCAGGCTCTTGGGATGCTGCATTAAGGGAGAGGAAAAACTATTGGTGTATGAATATTTGCCAAATAAGAGCTTGGACTTCTTTATATTTG AAAGAAACAGGACAACTTTTATTGATTGGAACAAAAGACGTGTGATAATCGAAGGGATAGCCCAAGGTCTTCTCTATCTCCACAAGCACTCTCGGCTACGCATCATACACAGAGACCTTAAGGCCAGCAACATTCTCTTGGACCAGGACATGAATCCTAAAATTTCTGATTTTGGCCTAGCAAAAATATTCAGCTCCAATGATAGTCAGGGAAGCACAAAGAGGGTAGTAGGAACATa TGGTTACATGTCTCCGGAGTATGCATCTGAAGGCATTTACTCAATCAAATCAGATGTGTTCAGCTTTGGCGTGTTACTTCTTGAGATCCTTAGTGGAAAAAGGAATTCTGGTTTCTACCAGTACGGAGACTTTCTTAACCTTCTTGGATAT TCATGGCAACTCTGGGAAGGACGAACGTGGGTTGAGCTTCTAGATGCATCAATTGTAAAGGAGATCCATACATCAGATGCTAGGAAGTACATTAACATTGCACTGTTGTGTGTACAAGAAAGTGCAGATGATCGACCCACCATGTCAGATGTCGTTGCAATGTTAAACAGCGAGAGTGTTATTCTCCCCGAACCAAATCATCCAGGATACTTCAACCTAAGGGTGTCTAAGACACATGAATTTTTTGTCCCATGTAGTAATAATGATGTAACCATCACTGAGGAGCCAGATGGTAGATAG